From Hirundo rustica isolate bHirRus1 chromosome 1, bHirRus1.pri.v3, whole genome shotgun sequence, a single genomic window includes:
- the LOC120752666 gene encoding GTP-binding protein 10-like isoform X3, which yields MVRCGAAALRKYSNFIDSLRVYVRGGTGGMGYPNLGGEGGRGGDVWFVARERTTLKSIREKYPHKRFVAGTGANSSVKALKGEKGKDCEVHVPLGISVLDDDGKQIGELNAAGERFLAARGGLGGSLATNFLPCKGQRRTVHLDLKLLADVGLVGFPNAGKSSLLSKISHAKPETANYAFTTIQPELGKIMYTDYKQISVADLPGLIEGAHANRGMGHKFLKHVERTKQLLLVVDISGFQLSVKTQFRTAFETVLLLTKELELYKEELVTKPAILAINKMDLPCAKNNLDQLMTQLENPQDFLHLLEEEMIPTNTLEFREVIPVSTYTGEGIEELKTCLRKSIDEQAEQLNEEYRKKKLLLLQTSREEQISRSWHS from the exons ATGGTGCGGTGCGGCGCGGCGGCGCTGCGGAAG TACAGCAACTTCATAGACAGTTTGCGGGTCTATGTGAGAGGAGGAACCGGTGGAATGGGTTATCCTAAtctgggaggggaaggaggaagaggtggtGATGTCTGGTTCGTCGCCCGAGAAAGGACGACCTTAAAGAGCATTAGGGAGAAATATCCCCACAAGCGATTCGTAGCTGGAACAGGAGCCAACAGCAG TGTTAAAGCTctgaaaggtgaaaaaggaaaagattgtGAAGTTCATGTGCCTTTGGGAATTTCAGTTCTTGATGATGATGGCAAGCAGATTG gagAGCTTaatgcagcaggagagagaTTCTTAGCAGCTCGTGGGGGTCTTGGAGGCTCTTTGGCTACAAACTTTCTGCCTTGCAAAGGTCAGAGGAGAACTGTTCACCTTGATTTGAAACTTCTAGCAGATGTTGGTTTAGTTGG GTTTCCAAATGCAGGAAAGTCATCCTTGTTAAGCAAGATTTCTCATGCCAAACCTGAGACTGCCAATTATGCAT TCACAACAATACAGCCTGAACTAGGAAAGATCATGTATACAGATTATAAACAG ATTTCAGTAGCTGATCTCCCAGGACTGATTGAAGGTGCACATGCAAACAGAGGAATGGGCCACAAATTTCTCAAACATGTAGAAAGAACCAAGCAGCTTCTCTTAGTT GTTGATATTTCTGGGTTTCAGCTGTCTGTCAAGACTCAGTTCAGAACAGCTTTTGAAACAGTATTGCTTCTAACAAAG gaacTGGAGCTGTACAAAGAGGAACTTGTAACAAAGCCTGCCATTCTTGCCATTAATAAAATGGATTTGCCTTGTGCAAAGAACAACCTGGATCAGCTTATGACACAACTGGAGAATCCTCAGG ACTTCTTACACTTACTAGAGGAAGAAATGATTCCGACAAATACTCTTGAATTCCGAGAGGTGATTCCTGTATCTACATATACTGGAGAAGGAATTGAGGAACTCAAAACATGTCTAAGAAAATCCATAGATGagcaagcagagcagctgaatGAAGAATATCGGAAAAAGAAACTCCTGCTTTTACAAACTTCCAGAGAAGAACAAATTAGTAGAAGCTGGCATTCCTGA